The Tenuifilum sp. 4138str genome has a window encoding:
- a CDS encoding radical SAM protein, translated as MTRRIQPFAVYSDGRGNIFENPKLFAAGRSGNHVYPLYLDEMIPLPYGSELFELPGRKVLGYSRKGELVESNQGIACAAFIAPAHTQLSIAAWANTPNAPVLPLYAYTAIGWYNGQFYVPALRIDPDTRQDCENFNQKIIIKRGKELKLRFPNNRLILHLVDNCAFTYLCPAARNYVMNRWEAPLPTSPTCNARCVGCISKQDESESPVHESQHRLTFVPTVDEIVGVAVPHLETAPNPVVSFGQGCEGEPLMQLELLRDAIKAIRAKTSKGIINLNTNGSRPKAVEELFRAGLNSIRVSMNSAQEKWYNLYIRPVNFTQADAIESLRIARRFNAWSSINYFVMPGITDTAEELNALKVIIDSARINMIQWRNFNIDPDWLFSRIEFDGQGEPLGIKQIMEQIRKLYPWVYFGYFNPPSNIIEKYQFK; from the coding sequence ATGACTCGACGTATTCAACCCTTTGCCGTTTACAGCGATGGTAGGGGGAATATATTTGAAAACCCCAAACTATTTGCGGCGGGACGCTCGGGAAACCATGTTTATCCCCTGTACCTCGACGAAATGATACCCCTGCCCTATGGCAGCGAACTCTTTGAGCTTCCCGGTCGTAAGGTTTTAGGCTATTCCCGAAAGGGTGAGCTGGTTGAAAGCAATCAGGGGATTGCCTGCGCTGCCTTTATTGCACCGGCCCACACCCAGCTCTCCATAGCTGCATGGGCTAACACACCCAATGCTCCTGTTCTGCCGTTGTATGCCTACACGGCTATTGGCTGGTACAACGGACAGTTCTACGTTCCAGCCTTGCGAATCGACCCCGATACCCGACAGGATTGCGAAAACTTCAACCAGAAAATTATTATAAAACGAGGCAAAGAGCTAAAATTGCGGTTCCCAAACAATAGGCTAATCCTCCACCTGGTGGATAACTGCGCCTTTACCTACCTTTGCCCTGCTGCCCGAAACTACGTGATGAATAGGTGGGAGGCCCCGTTACCTACCTCGCCCACCTGTAACGCTCGCTGCGTGGGATGCATTTCCAAACAGGACGAGAGTGAATCGCCGGTGCACGAGTCGCAGCACAGGCTTACCTTTGTGCCTACTGTCGATGAAATTGTTGGAGTAGCCGTTCCGCACCTCGAAACAGCACCTAACCCGGTGGTTAGTTTTGGCCAGGGGTGCGAGGGTGAACCCCTGATGCAGTTGGAGTTGCTACGCGATGCCATTAAGGCTATAAGAGCAAAAACCTCAAAGGGTATAATTAACCTGAATACCAATGGTAGTAGGCCAAAGGCGGTTGAGGAGCTTTTTAGGGCTGGACTCAACAGCATCAGGGTAAGCATGAACTCAGCGCAGGAAAAATGGTATAACCTATACATCCGTCCGGTAAACTTCACACAAGCCGATGCCATTGAGTCGCTCAGAATTGCCCGACGGTTTAATGCATGGTCGTCAATCAACTACTTTGTAATGCCCGGCATTACCGATACGGCCGAAGAGCTGAATGCGCTGAAGGTGATTATTGACTCTGCGCGTATCAACATGATACAGTGGCGCAACTTCAACATTGACCCCGATTGGCTTTTTAGCCGAATAGAATTTGACGGTCAGGGTGAGCCCCTGGGGATAAAACAAATAATGGAACAAATACGTAAACTATATCCCTGGGTTTACTTTGGTTACTTTAACCCGCCATCAAACATTATTGAGAAGTATCAGTTTAAATAG
- a CDS encoding aspartyl protease family protein produces the protein MVISIRFRVIDFDDDGYHWLVECSVNNADYWLVVDTGATRTVIDQSVLGEIEVKSHPQGLVIGFGSQTNSIDTATLSSVWIGGIEFTNLEVAVADLSNLIELYSQMANVKLAGILGCDFLMRNATSINIHRKRIYLKPVKGENE, from the coding sequence ATGGTTATAAGCATAAGGTTTAGGGTGATTGATTTTGACGACGATGGCTACCATTGGCTGGTTGAGTGCTCAGTAAACAATGCAGATTACTGGTTGGTGGTCGATACCGGAGCTACCCGAACAGTAATTGACCAATCAGTATTAGGTGAAATTGAAGTTAAAAGTCACCCTCAGGGTTTGGTTATTGGGTTTGGGTCACAAACCAACAGTATCGATACAGCAACCCTAAGCTCTGTTTGGATTGGTGGAATTGAGTTCACTAACCTTGAAGTGGCTGTTGCCGACCTAAGTAACCTCATTGAGCTCTACTCCCAAATGGCTAACGTTAAGCTGGCAGGAATTCTGGGGTGCGATTTTTTGATGCGCAATGCCACAAGCATAAACATTCACAGGAAACGCATTTACCTGAAACCTGTTAAAGGTGAAAATGAGTAA
- a CDS encoding thioredoxin family protein: protein MVEIKVLGIGCPNCHKLEAMCHEVVNELGIEARIESVTDMNQFMDYGVLLTPALVINNEVKVQGKLPLKPTLVNWIKQGDK, encoded by the coding sequence ATGGTTGAGATTAAAGTCCTTGGAATAGGCTGCCCAAACTGCCACAAGCTGGAGGCTATGTGCCACGAGGTGGTAAACGAGCTGGGTATTGAGGCGCGCATTGAGAGCGTAACAGACATGAATCAATTTATGGATTACGGGGTGCTGCTAACCCCTGCCCTGGTTATAAATAACGAGGTCAAGGTTCAGGGGAAACTACCCCTTAAGCCCACTCTTGTAAACTGGATTAAGCAAGGGGACAAATAG
- a CDS encoding NYN domain-containing protein — translation MALKNQRKDLIRIGVFYDGNYFLHVSNYYNYFHQRKKRLNIAGLHEFIRHMVANEEGVDPNFCQLIEAHFFRGRISAQEASQRGNQLYNDRVFDDILMSEGVITHYLPIRPRGGRREDKGIDVWLALEAFEQTLYKRFNVLVLITSDGDYVPLIRKINSLGTKVMVLAWDFDYTDDQGREVTTRTSQELLREVTYPLPMHELINDGLKRKDKVVENLFAVQDYSQPRQATKEIITDEEAKRARILSVNNGYGFIQYPPNNLFFHYQDVEDGEFEELIEGDMVEFVIGINEKGQEVAKRVRKVPDYDVNTW, via the coding sequence ATGGCTCTAAAAAACCAGAGAAAGGATTTGATACGCATTGGCGTGTTCTACGACGGGAACTACTTCCTGCATGTAAGCAACTACTACAACTACTTCCATCAGCGGAAAAAGAGGTTGAATATTGCCGGTTTACATGAGTTTATTCGGCATATGGTTGCCAACGAGGAGGGTGTAGACCCTAATTTCTGCCAGCTGATTGAGGCACATTTTTTCCGTGGCCGCATCAGCGCCCAGGAGGCAAGCCAGCGTGGAAATCAGCTCTACAACGACAGGGTATTCGATGATATCCTGATGTCCGAAGGGGTTATTACCCACTACCTTCCCATTCGCCCGCGTGGTGGACGCCGCGAGGATAAAGGAATTGATGTTTGGCTTGCCCTTGAAGCCTTTGAGCAAACGCTCTACAAGCGCTTTAACGTTCTGGTGCTTATCACCTCCGATGGCGACTACGTTCCGCTTATCCGCAAAATCAACTCGTTGGGAACTAAGGTTATGGTTTTAGCGTGGGATTTTGATTACACCGACGACCAAGGCCGCGAGGTAACCACGCGCACCTCGCAGGAGTTGCTTCGTGAGGTTACTTACCCCCTACCCATGCACGAACTCATTAACGATGGGTTAAAGCGTAAGGATAAGGTGGTTGAGAACCTCTTTGCGGTTCAGGACTACAGCCAGCCCCGACAGGCGACTAAAGAAATCATTACCGATGAGGAAGCCAAGCGCGCACGCATTTTAAGTGTGAACAATGGCTACGGTTTCATTCAGTATCCGCCCAACAACCTTTTCTTCCACTACCAGGATGTTGAAGATGGTGAGTTTGAGGAACTCATTGAGGGCGATATGGTTGAGTTTGTAATTGGCATCAACGAGAAAGGCCAGGAGGTAGCCAAGCGAGTTCGCAAGGTGCCCGATTACGATGTGAATACTTGGTAG
- the secDF gene encoding protein translocase subunit SecDF, translating into MQNKGAIRFIAIALALVCLYQLSFTYVTWRVESKAREYATVNNIFDSKKYEHYLDSMSQEQVYNFLFVRKYNYKECKEREINLGLDLKGGMNVMLEVSVTDLVRALSNNSQDSAFVKALNLATQMPGSEHFIDKFGKAFKQVAPNARLASIFNTPELRGRINFDSSDEDVLKVLKQEAENAIDNSFNILRNRIDKFGVAQPNIQRLENSGLILIELPGIKEPERVRKLLQGTASLEFWETYEYSELFNNFMAANSTLAEINKASQPTVTETAKKDETTEQKDELLSKLKETEKTDTLKAAADMAKDYPLFSILQPNLYNNQPAPGPVVGYAHFKDTAQVNEILRMPKIRALFPPDVKFRWGVKSPKWDKNKVFYELIALKVTTRDGKAPLDGGAITDAREAFGDRKGEAEVDMEMNAEGARIWARMTGENVGRCIAIVLDDYVYSFPRVQTEIKGGRSQITGDFTINEAKDLANVLKSGKLPAPAHIVQEQLVGPSLGKEAINSGLRSFIVSFIIVLIFMVVYYSRSAGLVADFALVTNLFFIMGVMASFGATLTLPGIAGIVLTLGMAVDANVLIFERIREELRGGKGLSLAVKDGYRNALSAIIDGNVTTLLTGVILYLFGSGPIRGFATTLMIGIITSMFCGIFITRLFLLWMEKRNIPMIFSTKLSENAFQKVNIDFIGLRKKAYVFSGTLIAIAIISLAVRGLNPGIDFAGGRSYIVRFQNTVSTQEVSKSLKTYLGEAPEVKTIGASNQVKITTKYKVADNDPNVDNEVDSLIYLGVKPFMADGANFSDFQHDYKQSSIKIGPTIAHDIKRDAYIAVFFALVVIFLYILIRFRYWSYSAGGVAALFHDSLITIGLFSILYYRVPFNMEIDQSFIAAILTIIGYSINDTVIIFDRIREYMGLHPKRTRKENMNSAINDTLSRTFSTSFSTLIVLIPMFFFGGEVIRGFVFALIVGILIGTYSSIFVAAPIAYELEKRREKKKNK; encoded by the coding sequence ATGCAGAATAAAGGTGCGATCCGATTTATTGCCATTGCATTAGCGCTGGTGTGCTTGTACCAGCTTTCGTTTACTTATGTAACCTGGCGGGTTGAAAGCAAAGCCCGCGAATATGCAACGGTTAACAACATTTTTGATTCCAAGAAGTACGAGCATTACCTCGACTCCATGTCGCAGGAACAGGTGTACAATTTCCTTTTCGTACGAAAGTATAACTACAAGGAGTGTAAGGAAAGGGAAATAAACCTTGGCCTCGACCTGAAAGGCGGTATGAACGTTATGCTCGAGGTGTCAGTTACCGATTTGGTTAGAGCCTTGTCCAACAACAGTCAGGACAGCGCTTTTGTAAAAGCGCTAAACCTGGCAACCCAGATGCCCGGTAGCGAGCACTTTATCGACAAGTTTGGCAAAGCCTTTAAGCAGGTGGCTCCAAATGCTCGGTTGGCTTCAATTTTCAATACCCCTGAACTACGGGGTCGTATTAACTTCGATTCTTCGGACGAGGATGTACTTAAGGTGCTGAAGCAGGAAGCCGAAAATGCTATTGATAACTCCTTCAACATTCTTCGTAACCGTATCGACAAGTTTGGTGTTGCACAACCCAATATTCAACGCCTCGAGAATTCAGGACTCATTCTAATTGAATTACCCGGTATTAAGGAACCTGAGCGTGTTCGTAAACTTCTACAGGGAACTGCAAGCCTTGAGTTTTGGGAAACCTACGAGTACAGCGAGTTGTTCAACAACTTTATGGCTGCCAACAGTACCCTTGCCGAAATCAACAAGGCAAGTCAGCCAACTGTTACCGAAACCGCTAAAAAAGATGAAACCACTGAGCAGAAGGATGAACTGCTAAGCAAACTTAAGGAAACCGAAAAGACCGATACCTTAAAGGCCGCAGCCGACATGGCTAAGGATTACCCCTTATTCAGCATTCTGCAGCCTAACCTATACAACAATCAACCCGCACCTGGCCCTGTGGTTGGCTATGCCCACTTTAAGGACACTGCCCAGGTAAATGAAATTCTCCGAATGCCTAAGATTAGGGCATTATTCCCTCCCGATGTAAAATTCCGTTGGGGAGTTAAATCGCCCAAGTGGGACAAGAATAAGGTATTCTATGAGCTTATTGCTCTTAAAGTAACCACCCGCGATGGCAAAGCACCCCTCGATGGTGGAGCCATTACCGATGCCCGCGAAGCTTTTGGCGATCGAAAGGGCGAAGCCGAGGTTGACATGGAAATGAATGCCGAGGGAGCACGTATTTGGGCACGCATGACCGGCGAAAACGTTGGTCGTTGCATTGCCATTGTGCTCGACGATTACGTTTACTCATTCCCCCGTGTTCAAACCGAAATCAAGGGTGGACGTTCACAAATTACTGGCGATTTCACCATAAACGAGGCTAAGGACCTTGCCAACGTGCTAAAGTCGGGTAAACTTCCTGCTCCTGCTCATATTGTTCAGGAACAATTGGTTGGTCCATCGCTAGGAAAAGAGGCGATTAACTCAGGGTTACGCTCATTTATTGTTTCATTTATCATTGTACTGATTTTCATGGTTGTTTACTACAGCCGTAGCGCTGGTTTAGTAGCCGACTTTGCCCTTGTAACCAACCTGTTCTTCATCATGGGCGTTATGGCATCGTTTGGTGCTACCCTAACCCTACCCGGTATTGCAGGTATTGTGCTTACACTTGGTATGGCTGTTGACGCCAACGTACTTATTTTTGAGCGTATCCGTGAGGAACTCCGCGGTGGTAAAGGTTTAAGCCTTGCCGTTAAGGACGGTTACCGCAATGCCCTCTCCGCTATTATCGACGGTAACGTTACCACATTGCTAACCGGTGTTATCCTGTACCTGTTTGGTTCAGGACCTATCCGTGGTTTTGCTACTACCCTGATGATTGGTATTATCACCTCAATGTTCTGCGGTATATTCATTACAAGGCTATTCCTGCTTTGGATGGAAAAACGCAACATTCCAATGATTTTCTCTACTAAACTTTCGGAAAATGCTTTCCAAAAAGTTAACATCGATTTCATTGGGCTACGTAAAAAGGCTTATGTCTTCTCCGGCACTTTGATTGCCATTGCAATTATTTCGTTGGCCGTTCGTGGTTTGAACCCGGGTATCGATTTCGCAGGTGGACGTTCATACATTGTTCGCTTCCAGAATACCGTTTCAACCCAGGAGGTAAGTAAATCGCTTAAAACATACCTTGGCGAAGCCCCCGAAGTAAAAACCATTGGTGCATCGAACCAGGTAAAAATTACCACCAAGTACAAAGTAGCCGATAACGACCCCAATGTAGATAACGAGGTTGATTCATTGATTTACCTCGGTGTTAAACCGTTTATGGCCGATGGTGCTAACTTTAGCGACTTCCAGCACGATTACAAGCAAAGCTCCATTAAAATTGGGCCTACCATTGCCCACGATATCAAACGCGATGCTTACATTGCCGTATTCTTTGCGCTTGTCGTAATATTCCTTTACATCCTTATCAGGTTCAGGTATTGGAGCTATAGCGCTGGTGGTGTGGCTGCACTCTTCCACGACTCGCTAATCACCATTGGATTGTTCTCAATCCTTTACTACAGGGTGCCTTTCAACATGGAGATTGACCAATCGTTTATTGCAGCTATCCTAACCATTATTGGTTACTCCATTAACGATACGGTTATTATTTTCGACCGTATCCGTGAGTACATGGGTCTGCACCCCAAACGCACCAGAAAGGAGAATATGAATAGCGCTATTAACGATACGCTGAGCCGTACATTCTCTACTTCATTCTCCACGCTCATTGTACTTATCCCAATGTTCTTCTTTGGCGGTGAAGTTATTCGTGGTTTTGTTTTTGCTCTTATAGTTGGTATTCTAATTGGTACCTACTCCTCAATTTTTGTAGCAGCACCAATTGCTTATGAACTAGAGAAACGTAGAGAGAAAAAGAAAAACAAGTAA
- a CDS encoding PcfJ domain-containing protein, with protein MLGKSTLSYGKVKEQHLTRWIFWNKQNGNTPEKFVVEVSNTTGTVLSIPSNFSFLSSTEHLDTFCNPLGIDWLVKAFPYPILFANALLLKPIIERRVTNPLALAQLIVSDELSAKVSPRMLYRNVLSQPFFDSWDKINVALLLLMVAQNAQTTLERIEKLTMQYARNFQYFRYINLAYYCKVKADCCIAHQKLSEMLELLSKENTQSSGDVSPIRFNNSYDSTRELLAGFHDYAINLKSLSSLSKKPKPLYTDSLTLPKGINLIDSPEALAAEGKKMRNCVASYTRELMAKRSFFLHVSGDEKATVQVEKNSAKRCFEITQIKGVANVEVSRETVNRVRKAISTFDAQRFFFLNYRKKSNKRKNIQSGPTLFDGLEGWE; from the coding sequence ATGCTGGGGAAATCAACTTTAAGCTACGGTAAAGTAAAGGAGCAACACCTTACCCGATGGATTTTTTGGAACAAGCAAAACGGAAATACGCCTGAAAAGTTTGTGGTTGAGGTAAGCAATACCACAGGCACAGTGCTCTCAATTCCTTCGAATTTTAGTTTCCTCAGTTCTACCGAACATTTGGACACATTCTGTAATCCGCTTGGGATAGATTGGCTAGTAAAAGCGTTTCCTTACCCTATTCTTTTCGCAAATGCTTTGCTGCTTAAGCCAATTATTGAACGAAGAGTTACCAATCCTTTGGCACTCGCACAATTAATAGTTAGCGATGAATTGTCAGCAAAGGTTTCGCCACGGATGCTTTACAGGAATGTGTTATCGCAACCCTTTTTCGACTCGTGGGACAAGATAAACGTGGCTTTACTGCTCCTCATGGTTGCTCAAAATGCTCAAACTACACTTGAGCGTATTGAAAAGCTAACTATGCAGTATGCCCGTAATTTTCAGTATTTCCGTTACATCAACTTGGCCTACTACTGCAAGGTAAAGGCTGATTGCTGCATTGCACATCAAAAGCTGAGCGAAATGCTCGAATTGCTATCCAAGGAAAATACTCAAAGTTCAGGTGATGTTAGCCCAATCAGGTTCAATAATAGTTACGACTCAACCCGCGAGTTGTTGGCCGGTTTCCACGATTATGCAATAAACCTAAAGTCCTTGTCAAGCTTAAGCAAAAAACCAAAACCACTTTATACTGATAGCTTAACCCTGCCCAAGGGGATTAATCTGATTGATTCGCCTGAGGCTCTTGCTGCCGAAGGCAAAAAAATGCGGAACTGTGTGGCCTCATATACGCGGGAATTAATGGCAAAACGTTCGTTTTTCCTGCATGTCAGCGGCGATGAAAAGGCAACTGTCCAGGTAGAAAAGAACTCCGCTAAGCGATGTTTTGAAATCACTCAAATAAAAGGGGTGGCCAATGTTGAGGTGAGCAGGGAAACGGTAAACAGGGTAAGAAAGGCAATTTCAACTTTTGATGCCCAGCGATTTTTCTTCCTTAACTACAGAAAAAAGAGCAACAAGCGCAAAAACATTCAATCCGGCCCAACTCTTTTCGATGGACTTGAAGGGTGGGAGTAG
- a CDS encoding ATP-binding protein codes for MEQLNIIYHELTDKVNTGFTRYLLPKINWNARLIAITGPRGVGKTTLMLQKIKIENKIDESLYVSLDNIYFSNHTLFELAGYFYRYGGRHLFIDEVHKYETWSQEIKNIYDSFPDLQIVFSGSSILDVYKGFGDLSRRVVPYHLNGLSFREYLIFETGQDTEVYSLDQILSQKVKIKLENPLIHFKKYLNHGYYPFYKDNDFMIRLTGTVNAVLEVDIPKYLDLKVSTIDKLKHLLQIISESVPFKPNYSKIADLIGVSRNSLPDYLAYLEKAGLILELTNETKGIRRLGKVNKVYLNNPNLAYMLSGEHANIGNIRETFFFNQLKLNHKVFSSETVDFKVEGNEFEIGGKSKGNKQISKLSNAYIVKDDIEYGFGNTIPLWHFGLLY; via the coding sequence ATGGAGCAACTTAACATCATTTACCACGAGTTAACAGATAAGGTAAACACTGGGTTTACAAGGTATTTGCTTCCAAAAATCAACTGGAATGCCAGACTTATAGCCATTACAGGGCCAAGAGGAGTTGGAAAAACTACACTAATGCTACAAAAAATTAAGATTGAAAACAAAATAGATGAAAGTCTTTACGTTTCGCTCGATAATATTTATTTTTCAAACCATACATTGTTCGAATTGGCTGGTTACTTTTATAGGTATGGCGGCCGCCATTTGTTTATTGATGAGGTACATAAGTATGAAACCTGGTCACAAGAAATAAAAAATATTTACGATAGTTTTCCCGATTTGCAAATTGTGTTTAGCGGTAGTTCTATTCTCGATGTTTATAAAGGTTTTGGTGATTTAAGCAGGCGTGTTGTCCCCTATCATTTAAATGGATTATCATTTCGCGAATATTTGATATTCGAAACAGGGCAAGACACGGAAGTATATAGCCTTGACCAAATACTTTCTCAAAAAGTGAAAATAAAACTCGAAAATCCTTTGATTCACTTCAAAAAGTACTTAAATCATGGGTATTACCCGTTTTACAAGGACAACGATTTTATGATTCGATTAACAGGAACTGTAAATGCTGTTTTAGAGGTAGATATTCCAAAATATTTAGACTTGAAGGTTTCAACCATCGATAAACTAAAACATTTGTTGCAAATAATTTCCGAAAGTGTTCCTTTTAAACCAAATTACTCTAAAATTGCTGATTTAATAGGGGTATCCAGAAATTCATTACCCGATTATCTTGCTTATCTAGAAAAAGCAGGCTTAATTCTTGAGTTAACCAACGAAACCAAAGGTATTAGAAGGCTAGGAAAAGTAAACAAGGTTTACCTGAACAATCCGAACTTAGCCTACATGCTAAGTGGTGAACATGCCAATATTGGCAATATCAGAGAAACATTTTTCTTCAATCAACTTAAATTAAATCACAAAGTATTTTCTTCTGAAACAGTAGATTTTAAGGTAGAAGGTAATGAATTTGAAATAGGTGGCAAGAGCAAAGGCAATAAACAGATTTCCAAACTTTCCAATGCCTATATAGTAAAAGACGACATTGAGTATGGTTTTGGAAATACCATCCCGCTTTGGCATTTTGGTTTGTTGTATTAG
- a CDS encoding PAS domain-containing sensor histidine kinase: MNYKNILFKNLLKYSFQRHYLFLFVLTFTALLLWFASELNRAKEFKRVTVNAIAQRLEGIGIKLSQVKLNQNSTFNDSQFRNSIKHLLTDGNDLQQVIVKTENEEALYSLDDAGNLTVHFNQNETQLKDLKLFNDYTLLKLASNGNNLIALLVERVNPDLAVLIGAELKLALGNNIRVNQNASQWVELSKPVSVSGYQEVLDNQLKPNIGRILVRTFIALVIITLIISALMLLQVMQQATGLENELLLVEKSITENHEIENTKGEFIPILKPMAYRIRFQLNELKSNQLEVNDRLNQFYRASVDAIVIHHDGVPIFFNPAFPEMTGYPESTLYRLRLFDIIKIDEDLLNEAREGRQPTVEGLLRQSNGNMLYVEVQVKSIKFRGQVAESVVVRDITHRKFMERELQLQRMRQVKSVIDGQEKERQRLSRELHDGLGQNLVAIKLKLESIPHDIDGELNATLAQVKQMFNHTIEEVRRISNNLMPAALKEFSLAVVLRNLCNEVESNSGISVGLTVGVLPEPIDQLLKTYVYRIVQEALTNVIKHSGASRANITVYADFSNLHLIIEDNGVGFNTSTPTDTGNGLYNMKERAILLNGSINIISSQGKGTKIVAQFPLKPQNQTVNG, from the coding sequence ATGAACTATAAAAATATTTTATTCAAAAATCTTTTAAAATACTCATTCCAACGCCATTACCTTTTCCTATTTGTTTTAACATTTACAGCTTTACTTCTTTGGTTTGCAAGCGAGTTGAACAGGGCAAAGGAATTTAAAAGGGTAACCGTAAATGCTATTGCCCAGAGGCTTGAAGGGATAGGCATTAAGCTATCGCAGGTTAAGCTGAATCAGAATAGCACATTTAACGATTCTCAATTTCGGAATTCAATAAAACATTTACTTACTGATGGAAATGACTTGCAGCAGGTTATTGTAAAAACCGAAAACGAAGAAGCTTTATACTCACTGGACGATGCTGGAAATTTAACAGTTCACTTCAACCAAAACGAAACACAGCTGAAGGATTTGAAATTATTCAACGATTACACCCTTTTAAAGCTTGCGAGTAATGGGAACAACCTGATTGCTCTGCTTGTTGAAAGGGTTAATCCCGATTTAGCGGTGTTGATTGGCGCCGAACTTAAGCTTGCGCTTGGTAACAATATCAGGGTAAACCAAAATGCCAGCCAGTGGGTTGAGTTAAGTAAACCAGTTTCTGTCTCAGGGTATCAGGAGGTTCTGGATAACCAACTCAAACCAAACATTGGCAGAATACTGGTTAGGACTTTTATTGCACTGGTAATAATTACATTGATTATTTCGGCATTAATGTTATTGCAGGTAATGCAGCAGGCAACAGGTCTTGAAAATGAGCTGTTACTGGTTGAAAAGAGTATAACCGAAAACCATGAGATAGAAAACACTAAGGGTGAGTTCATTCCAATTCTAAAGCCAATGGCTTACCGCATCAGGTTTCAGCTCAATGAGCTTAAATCGAACCAGCTTGAGGTAAACGATAGGCTAAATCAGTTCTATAGGGCATCGGTTGATGCCATTGTGATACACCACGACGGAGTCCCTATTTTCTTCAACCCTGCATTCCCTGAGATGACCGGATACCCCGAGAGCACCCTATACAGGCTTCGCCTTTTCGATATCATTAAGATTGATGAGGATTTGCTTAATGAGGCTAGGGAAGGGCGTCAGCCTACAGTGGAAGGTTTGTTGCGGCAAAGCAATGGTAATATGCTTTATGTTGAGGTTCAGGTAAAATCCATTAAGTTCAGGGGTCAAGTAGCTGAATCGGTTGTGGTGCGCGATATTACCCACCGTAAGTTTATGGAGCGTGAGCTGCAGCTGCAACGTATGCGCCAGGTGAAATCGGTAATTGATGGTCAGGAAAAAGAGCGCCAGAGGCTATCGCGTGAGCTACACGATGGGTTGGGACAGAACCTTGTGGCCATAAAGCTTAAGCTCGAAAGCATACCCCACGATATAGATGGCGAACTGAATGCTACCCTTGCACAGGTAAAGCAAATGTTCAATCATACAATTGAGGAAGTGCGACGCATTTCCAATAACTTAATGCCTGCCGCCCTTAAGGAGTTTAGCTTAGCGGTGGTGCTTCGGAATCTGTGCAACGAGGTGGAAAGCAATTCGGGAATTAGTGTTGGTCTTACCGTTGGTGTTTTGCCGGAACCTATTGACCAACTCCTTAAAACCTATGTTTACAGGATAGTTCAGGAAGCCCTTACCAATGTAATAAAGCATTCCGGGGCAAGTAGAGCCAACATTACTGTTTACGCCGACTTTAGCAACCTACACCTGATTATTGAGGATAACGGCGTAGGGTTTAACACTTCCACGCCCACCGATACCGGTAATGGTTTATACAATATGAAGGAGAGGGCAATCCTGCTGAACGGAAGTATCAATATTATCTCCTCACAGGGGAAGGGCACTAAAATAGTTGCCCAATTTCCATTAAAGCCACAAAATCAAACGGTAAATGGATAA
- a CDS encoding response regulator has translation MDKIRVALVEDHQLVRDGIRSLLTNLPNIEVVAESDCAKTMLSQIEVAKPDILLVDISLPEMSGIEMAKVVTTKYPGTKVIILSMHTEQEYIFNSLRNGAKGYLHKSISREELVEAIEQVYGGSEYFSKEVSGIILKSYLRQIKNPERVEEYEDKKLTPREMEILRMVAQGYSNQLIADKLFISVRTVESHKNHIMQKLELTTTVDLVKYAIKNGIIDL, from the coding sequence ATGGATAAGATAAGAGTTGCACTGGTTGAAGACCACCAGCTGGTTCGCGATGGCATCCGATCGCTGCTGACTAACTTGCCAAACATTGAGGTTGTGGCAGAATCGGATTGCGCTAAAACCATGCTTAGCCAGATTGAGGTTGCAAAACCCGATATTTTACTGGTTGATATATCGCTGCCGGAAATGTCGGGGATTGAGATGGCAAAGGTTGTTACCACCAAGTACCCTGGAACCAAGGTAATAATCCTTTCCATGCATACCGAACAGGAGTACATTTTCAACTCGCTCCGCAATGGCGCAAAGGGGTACCTGCATAAAAGCATCTCGCGCGAGGAGCTGGTTGAGGCAATTGAACAGGTTTATGGCGGGAGCGAGTATTTTAGCAAAGAGGTATCGGGAATCATCCTTAAAAGTTACCTCAGGCAAATCAAAAACCCCGAAAGGGTTGAGGAATACGAGGATAAAAAGCTAACACCTCGCGAAATGGAGATACTTCGAATGGTTGCACAGGGATACTCAAATCAGCTTATTGCCGATAAACTTTTTATCAGCGTTAGAACCGTGGAGTCCCATAAAAATCATATCATGCAAAAGTTGGAGTTAACCACTACTGTCGATTTGGTTAAGTATGCCATTAAAAATGGAATTATCGACCTGTAA